One region of Limnospira fusiformis SAG 85.79 genomic DNA includes:
- a CDS encoding S-layer homology domain-containing protein, giving the protein MKIISQYLIKLIPIIGITALLSSCANSTLGDSLQQSLEADPQLQENPPFQESAATENQPISPPDDFLKLPENFPQEISIYPGSSLQDVTLAASDTQKTSTVWRTTDPIDFVRTYYQNRLASDGWEIVSNADQESDGLLVATKQDLQVTINLKLDQVLEGKTKFSIDYSRDPEAIASQPQPTPSESPESPDPTAATSSPTPEPETTPTPTPTPSTTGDIPQELKQFAMDVAKLGVFEQNFPNPNQAITRGEFARALVQANNKIYADIPGRQIRLSISSSQPVFTDVPANHPYFAEIQGLAEAGLIPSSLSGDTTAVQFRPDAPLTREYLILWKVPLDIRQGLPQGTVDAVEQRWGFQDASKINSNAIRAILADFDNGDNANIRRVFGFTTLFQPQRTVTRAEAATALWYFGFQGDGRTVREILEVNQTPVS; this is encoded by the coding sequence GTGAAAATTATCAGCCAATATTTAATCAAACTTATCCCCATCATCGGCATAACTGCCCTATTAAGTAGTTGTGCCAACAGTACCCTAGGAGACTCCTTACAACAATCTTTAGAAGCAGATCCACAACTCCAAGAAAATCCCCCTTTTCAGGAATCGGCTGCCACAGAAAATCAGCCTATTTCACCCCCTGATGATTTTCTGAAATTACCCGAAAATTTCCCCCAGGAAATCTCCATTTATCCCGGTTCCAGCTTACAAGATGTCACCCTCGCCGCCAGCGATACACAAAAAACCTCAACAGTTTGGCGAACCACCGACCCCATTGATTTCGTCAGAACCTACTACCAAAATAGATTGGCATCAGATGGCTGGGAAATAGTTAGCAATGCTGACCAAGAAAGTGATGGTTTGTTGGTGGCGACTAAACAGGATTTACAGGTAACAATTAACCTGAAATTAGACCAAGTATTAGAGGGAAAAACTAAGTTTTCTATAGATTATTCTCGCGACCCAGAAGCGATCGCCTCTCAACCCCAACCTACCCCTTCCGAGTCTCCAGAGTCTCCTGACCCTACAGCCGCCACTTCAAGTCCTACCCCAGAACCTGAAACTACTCCCACCCCTACCCCCACCCCTTCTACAACTGGCGACATTCCCCAGGAATTAAAACAGTTTGCTATGGATGTCGCCAAACTAGGTGTTTTTGAGCAAAATTTTCCTAATCCTAACCAAGCTATTACCAGGGGAGAATTTGCCCGCGCTTTAGTCCAAGCAAACAATAAGATTTATGCTGATATTCCAGGTAGACAAATTCGTTTATCCATTTCTAGTAGTCAACCTGTATTTACCGATGTTCCCGCCAATCATCCCTATTTTGCCGAAATTCAAGGATTAGCTGAAGCTGGCTTAATTCCTAGTTCTTTATCTGGGGATACTACCGCCGTTCAATTCCGCCCAGATGCCCCCTTAACCCGCGAGTATTTAATCCTTTGGAAGGTCCCCTTAGATATCCGCCAAGGCTTACCCCAAGGGACTGTAGATGCCGTTGAACAACGTTGGGGATTTCAGGATGCCTCCAAAATTAATAGTAATGCCATCAGGGCGATTTTAGCAGATTTTGATAATGGAGATAATGCTAATATTCGGCGAGTGTTTGGGTTTACTACCCTATTTCAACCGCAAAGAACTGTCACCAGGGCGGAAGCAGCGACAGCTTTATGGTATTTTGGATTTCAAGGAGATGGGCGAACCGTTAGAGAGATTTTAGAAGTTAATCAGACACCAGTTAGTTAA
- a CDS encoding SDR family oxidoreductase, translating to MSKIILITGVSRGLGRVLTESFIDLGHTVIGCARSREPIDLLTQKYGKPHNFQVVNVEEPQAVENWINHLFKNYPAPDIVINNAAIINPLAPLWEVPPHEFNQVIDVNIKGVANVIRYLVPAMMKRGTGIIINLSSGWGRSTSPQVAPYCTSKWAIEGLTQALAQELPPGLAAIPMSPGIIHTDMLEICYGEDAAAFTSPQEWVKKAVPFILGLSPKQNGVPVTVPN from the coding sequence ATGAGTAAGATTATTTTAATTACTGGAGTAAGTCGAGGTTTAGGTAGAGTTTTGACCGAGAGTTTTATTGATTTAGGACATACCGTTATTGGTTGCGCTCGTTCCCGGGAACCCATAGACCTGCTGACCCAAAAATATGGAAAACCCCATAATTTTCAAGTAGTTAATGTCGAAGAACCTCAAGCCGTAGAAAATTGGATTAATCACCTATTCAAAAATTATCCAGCCCCCGATATAGTCATTAATAACGCCGCTATAATTAATCCACTTGCGCCCCTGTGGGAAGTGCCACCCCATGAATTTAATCAGGTAATTGATGTCAATATTAAAGGAGTAGCAAATGTGATCCGCTATCTAGTCCCCGCCATGATGAAACGGGGTACCGGTATCATCATTAATCTGAGTTCCGGTTGGGGGCGATCTACTTCTCCCCAGGTAGCCCCCTATTGTACCTCAAAATGGGCGATCGAAGGGTTAACCCAAGCCCTCGCGCAGGAACTTCCCCCAGGGTTAGCAGCCATTCCCATGAGTCCGGGAATTATTCACACAGATATGTTAGAAATTTGTTATGGGGAAGATGCAGCCGCTTTTACTTCCCCACAGGAATGGGTAAAAAAAGCAGTTCCCTTTATTCTAGGACTTAGCCCCAAACAAAATGGGGTTCCCGTAACTGTTCCCAATTAA
- the bioF gene encoding 8-amino-7-oxononanoate synthase, whose protein sequence is MVKDAYGWMQRSLNTIHQANWYRSVTPIASLPGPIITVNGREMLNFASNDYLGLAGDKRLIEAAMNATREWGTGTTGSRLLTGHRELHRQLELAIANLKNTEDAIVFSSGYLANIGTISALVNQRDIILSDEYNHSSLKMGAKLSGATVFNYPHSDINHLTNLLKNHRHQHRRSLIITDTLFSMDGDLSPLPQLVELAQEFDSMLLVDEAHATGVFGKNGAGCVEYFHLTGTPLLQMGTLSKALGSLGGYVAGSATAIDFLRNRAPSWIYTTGLTPADTAAALTAIKIVQQEPQRRAKLWENVATIQAKLKNIDNSENPNFSGFTSFTSPILCYPLKNAAIALQVAQKLQQQGIFAPAIRPPTVTTSRLRISLMATHEPEHIDKLIEFIMAI, encoded by the coding sequence ATGGTTAAAGATGCTTATGGGTGGATGCAGCGATCGCTCAATACCATTCACCAGGCTAATTGGTATCGTTCCGTTACACCCATTGCTAGTCTTCCCGGTCCTATCATTACTGTAAATGGGCGAGAAATGCTCAATTTTGCCAGTAATGATTACTTGGGTTTAGCAGGGGATAAACGTTTAATAGAAGCCGCCATGAATGCGACCCGTGAGTGGGGGACAGGAACCACTGGCTCGCGACTTTTAACCGGACATCGGGAATTGCACAGACAGCTAGAATTGGCGATCGCCAACCTCAAAAATACCGAAGATGCCATAGTTTTTAGTTCCGGTTATTTAGCTAATATTGGCACTATTAGCGCCCTCGTTAATCAGCGAGATATCATTCTCTCTGATGAGTATAACCACTCCAGTTTAAAAATGGGGGCAAAACTCAGCGGCGCGACCGTTTTTAACTATCCCCACAGCGACATTAATCACCTAACCAACCTGTTAAAAAATCATCGCCACCAACACCGCAGAAGTCTAATTATTACCGACACTCTGTTTAGTATGGACGGTGATTTATCCCCCCTACCACAATTAGTAGAACTCGCCCAAGAGTTTGATAGTATGTTATTAGTCGATGAAGCCCACGCTACCGGAGTCTTTGGAAAAAATGGCGCGGGTTGTGTCGAATACTTCCATTTGACCGGGACTCCCCTGTTACAAATGGGAACCCTAAGTAAGGCTTTAGGAAGTTTGGGAGGTTATGTAGCAGGTTCAGCCACAGCCATTGATTTTTTGCGAAACCGCGCCCCTAGTTGGATTTATACCACCGGTTTAACTCCAGCCGATACAGCAGCCGCTTTAACAGCAATTAAAATTGTCCAACAAGAACCCCAACGACGCGCTAAATTATGGGAAAATGTGGCAACTATTCAGGCAAAATTAAAGAATATTGATAATTCTGAAAATCCCAATTTTTCCGGCTTTACCAGTTTTACTTCCCCCATTTTATGCTACCCCCTAAAAAATGCAGCGATCGCTTTACAGGTAGCCCAAAAATTACAACAGCAGGGAATTTTTGCCCCCGCCATTCGCCCCCCCACCGTCACCACCAGCAGGCTGCGGATTTCCTTAATGGCAACCCATGAACCAGAACATATTGACAAATTGATAGAGTTTATTATGGCAATTTAA
- a CDS encoding ion transporter — MLPKLKRRLFLILEVWTIHDSFSKIFDFFIITLIVLNVIAVSLATVADLRQRYYVLFQNFEYFSIAAFSIEYLLRLWSCTIDEHYKHPLWGRIKYMFTPLALIDLMAVLPFYLPMMIPDMRAARLFRLIRFLRFFKLTRYLKSFNLIKSVLNNKKEELIMTLGMVIILLFFSGSIIYFLENEAQPEQFANIPLAIWWAVVTLTTVGYGDVYPITPWGRLLGAVLAITGIGIIALPAGIIASGFAEVIEERKAQKYQVTTFICPHCGKMINSNDLKHARHRIKKEEIIEEWD, encoded by the coding sequence ATGCTACCAAAATTAAAAAGACGACTTTTCCTCATTTTAGAAGTCTGGACTATCCATGATTCATTTAGTAAAATTTTTGATTTTTTTATTATTACTTTAATCGTCCTCAATGTCATCGCAGTTTCTTTGGCGACTGTCGCTGACTTGAGACAAAGATATTATGTTTTATTCCAAAACTTTGAATATTTTTCCATTGCTGCCTTTAGCATCGAATATCTTTTAAGGCTGTGGTCTTGTACCATAGATGAACATTACAAGCATCCATTGTGGGGACGAATTAAATATATGTTTACCCCTTTGGCTTTAATTGATTTGATGGCAGTTTTACCCTTTTACTTGCCGATGATGATTCCCGATATGAGGGCGGCGCGTTTATTTCGTTTAATTCGATTTTTGCGGTTTTTTAAACTGACTCGATATCTTAAATCATTTAACCTAATTAAAAGTGTATTAAACAATAAAAAAGAAGAGTTAATTATGACTCTGGGTATGGTGATAATTTTGTTATTTTTCTCCGGGAGTATCATCTATTTTTTGGAAAATGAAGCCCAACCAGAACAGTTTGCTAATATTCCTTTAGCCATTTGGTGGGCGGTAGTCACATTGACGACCGTTGGCTATGGTGATGTTTATCCCATTACCCCCTGGGGGAGATTATTGGGGGCGGTTCTCGCCATCACTGGTATTGGTATTATTGCACTTCCCGCAGGTATTATCGCCTCTGGCTTTGCGGAGGTCATTGAGGAAAGAAAAGCCCAAAAATATCAAGTCACTACATTTATATGCCCCCACTGTGGTAAAATGATTAATAGTAATGACCTAAAACACGCCCGTCATAGAATCAAAAAAGAGGAGATTATAGAAGAATGGGACTAG
- a CDS encoding HhoA/HhoB/HtrA family serine endopeptidase translates to MQDKKGSNFGQFGGYAIAIVLSVGLTLGFLRLFPDWLTPVAQATIKQEVVMASNTPPETVARVPQRVGNFVSDAVNRVGLAVVRLDTERTVSTNIPQPFFDDPFFRRFFGEDMPQFPREYQQRGQGSGFIVDSNGMILTNAHVVRGADKVTVTLRDGRQFQGEVKGADEPSDLAVVKINGNNLPVAKLGNSAEVQVGDWAIAVGNPLGLDNTVTLGIVSTLNRPSSQVGIPDKRLEFIQTDAAINPGNSGGPLLNEQGEVIGINTAIRADGQGIGFAIPIDTAKAIKDNLARGERIPHPFIGIRMITLTPELAQEFNSDPNSMVMIPEIDGVLVVQVIPDSPAANAGLRRGDVVTKIDGKSITQADQLQRVVEKAQIGKPLRLEVRRGNATEQIAVRPGELQDANLSR, encoded by the coding sequence ATGCAAGACAAAAAAGGATCTAATTTTGGTCAGTTTGGCGGTTATGCGATCGCCATTGTGTTGAGTGTAGGGTTAACTTTAGGATTCCTGCGATTGTTTCCTGATTGGTTAACCCCTGTAGCCCAGGCGACCATTAAGCAGGAAGTAGTAATGGCATCAAATACGCCACCGGAAACGGTGGCGCGTGTCCCCCAAAGGGTCGGAAATTTTGTCTCCGATGCTGTCAATCGTGTGGGTCTGGCGGTAGTGCGATTGGATACAGAAAGGACTGTTTCTACTAATATTCCTCAACCTTTTTTTGATGATCCATTTTTCCGGCGTTTCTTTGGGGAAGATATGCCACAATTTCCCCGGGAATATCAACAACGGGGACAAGGTTCGGGTTTTATTGTGGACAGTAATGGGATGATTTTAACTAACGCCCATGTTGTCCGAGGTGCAGATAAAGTTACCGTCACCCTGCGAGATGGTCGCCAATTTCAAGGAGAAGTTAAAGGCGCTGATGAACCTTCTGACTTAGCGGTGGTTAAGATTAATGGTAATAATTTACCAGTGGCTAAGTTGGGAAATTCGGCGGAAGTACAGGTAGGAGATTGGGCGATCGCTGTTGGTAATCCCCTCGGATTAGATAATACCGTGACTTTAGGAATTGTTAGCACTTTAAACCGCCCTAGTTCTCAGGTAGGAATCCCTGATAAACGCCTAGAATTTATCCAAACAGATGCCGCTATTAACCCTGGAAATTCTGGGGGACCTTTGTTAAATGAACAAGGGGAAGTAATTGGCATAAATACAGCCATTCGCGCTGATGGTCAAGGGATTGGTTTTGCCATTCCTATTGATACCGCTAAGGCTATTAAAGACAATTTAGCCAGGGGTGAAAGAATCCCTCATCCTTTTATTGGTATTCGGATGATTACTTTAACACCAGAATTAGCTCAGGAGTTTAATAGTGATCCTAACTCCATGGTGATGATTCCTGAAATTGATGGAGTTTTGGTAGTTCAGGTTATTCCTGACAGTCCAGCCGCCAACGCCGGTTTACGTCGCGGTGATGTGGTGACTAAAATTGATGGTAAATCCATTACTCAAGCAGACCAACTACAGAGGGTTGTCGAAAAAGCCCAAATTGGGAAGCCTTTAAGACTGGAAGTGAGACGAGGAAATGCTACGGAACAAATCGCGGTGCGTCCTGGGGAACTACAGGATGCTAACTTGAGTCGGTAA
- a CDS encoding DnaJ C-terminal domain-containing protein — translation MSSKMNYKDYYGILGVDKNASQQEIKKVYRNLARKYHPDVNPNDRAAEQRFKDINEAYEVLGDRDKRQKYDQFGKYWDPSSAGPPPGGVGDFDFNQYGNFDDFINELLGRFGGNPRQPYGYPNGSGYSAFDEFGDFFGGGNRGYEQVPPRDFTATLPLTFSEAFKGVEKKFNLDGETIKVKIPPGAKPDSRIRLKGKGGVSPTSGKRGDLYLTVELEPHPFFQFDGNDLICEVGITPEEAVLGAEIQVPTPSGKVTMKVPPGVASGQSLRLRGKGWPIPKGGQGDQIVRLKVVAPKTLSDRQRQLYQELQQISSFNPRQNLENWLN, via the coding sequence ATGTCATCTAAAATGAACTATAAAGATTATTATGGGATTTTGGGGGTGGATAAGAATGCCAGTCAACAGGAGATCAAAAAAGTCTACCGGAACTTAGCGCGGAAATATCACCCTGATGTGAATCCTAACGATCGCGCTGCGGAACAAAGATTTAAGGATATTAATGAAGCATACGAGGTTCTTGGCGATCGCGATAAACGACAGAAGTATGATCAATTTGGGAAATATTGGGACCCTTCTAGTGCGGGACCACCACCGGGAGGGGTAGGTGATTTTGACTTTAACCAATATGGTAATTTTGATGACTTTATTAATGAGTTACTAGGCAGGTTTGGCGGTAATCCTCGCCAGCCCTACGGCTATCCCAATGGTAGCGGTTATAGTGCTTTTGATGAGTTTGGCGACTTTTTTGGCGGCGGTAATAGGGGTTATGAACAAGTACCGCCCCGCGATTTTACGGCCACATTGCCTCTGACTTTTTCGGAGGCTTTTAAGGGGGTGGAAAAGAAATTTAACTTGGATGGAGAAACAATTAAGGTTAAAATTCCCCCAGGCGCGAAGCCTGATAGTCGGATTCGCTTAAAAGGAAAGGGGGGAGTTAGTCCGACTTCTGGAAAAAGAGGGGATTTATATTTGACTGTTGAACTGGAACCACATCCGTTTTTTCAGTTTGATGGAAATGATTTAATTTGTGAGGTGGGAATTACTCCAGAGGAGGCAGTTTTAGGGGCGGAAATTCAGGTTCCTACCCCTTCGGGTAAGGTGACAATGAAGGTTCCCCCAGGGGTGGCATCGGGACAGTCTCTGCGGCTGCGAGGTAAGGGTTGGCCGATTCCTAAAGGGGGACAAGGTGATCAGATTGTGCGGCTCAAGGTGGTAGCACCGAAAACTTTAAGCGATCGCCAACGACAACTATACCAAGAACTACAACAAATCAGCAGTTTTAACCCTCGTCAAAACCTAGAAAATTGGCTTAATTAA
- a CDS encoding Hsp20/alpha crystallin family protein, with product MAIISFNWESFREIDTLQRQMNHLFDSLTTTSEDVGSAFVPAAELQETPEALHLKLEVPGMNREDIDVQVTADSIAISGERKLERHTEEKGVTRSEFRYGKFRRVIPLPIRVQNTNVHGEYKDGILSLTLPKAEEEKNRVVKVDLA from the coding sequence ATGGCAATCATTAGTTTTAATTGGGAATCTTTCCGGGAAATTGACACTCTGCAACGTCAAATGAATCACTTGTTTGATAGCTTAACTACTACTTCGGAAGATGTGGGTTCTGCATTTGTACCAGCAGCGGAACTTCAGGAAACGCCGGAAGCCTTACATCTGAAATTAGAAGTTCCCGGAATGAATCGCGAAGATATTGATGTACAGGTAACAGCGGATTCTATTGCTATCAGTGGGGAACGGAAATTAGAAAGACACACGGAAGAAAAAGGAGTAACCCGCAGTGAGTTTCGCTATGGTAAATTCCGCCGGGTGATTCCTCTACCAATTCGGGTCCAAAATACTAATGTTCATGGAGAATATAAAGATGGCATTCTTAGCCTGACTCTCCCTAAAGCTGAGGAAGAAAAAAATCGGGTGGTTAAGGTCGATCTGGCTTAA
- the msrB gene encoding peptide-methionine (R)-S-oxide reductase MsrB: MVEKVQKTEAEWKQQLTPEQFKVTRKKGTERAFTGIYYDNKEKGVYRCVCCGNELFTSETKYDSGTGWPSFWEPVSENSVRYEQDNSLFMRRVEVLCAKCDAHLGHVFEDGPRPTGKRYCMNSASLDFQKTD; encoded by the coding sequence ATGGTTGAGAAAGTACAAAAAACTGAGGCAGAGTGGAAGCAACAGCTAACACCAGAACAGTTCAAAGTCACCCGGAAAAAGGGGACTGAACGCGCTTTTACTGGCATATATTACGATAACAAAGAAAAGGGTGTTTATCGTTGTGTTTGCTGTGGTAATGAGTTATTCACCTCAGAAACCAAATATGATTCCGGTACGGGATGGCCAAGTTTTTGGGAACCGGTTTCGGAAAATAGTGTCCGATATGAACAGGATAATAGTTTGTTTATGCGCCGGGTAGAGGTACTCTGTGCTAAGTGTGATGCTCACCTAGGCCATGTTTTTGAGGATGGACCAAGACCGACAGGAAAGCGTTACTGCATGAATTCGGCTTCCCTAGACTTTCAAAAGACTGACTAG
- a CDS encoding DUF2996 domain-containing protein codes for MSEEEKKKPAAKAKKEKPPAVEDKPFPEFIENHYIPAVKKALEEQGITDLDVALVKAKFPPSLQIAEDCWQVTGSWEGGARKFNIYFPQEDIKGPKFFSWAANGTQPSAIEGFLGDERRITLDLLVFGVVQRLNAQKWLALN; via the coding sequence ATGTCAGAAGAAGAAAAGAAAAAACCGGCCGCCAAGGCGAAAAAGGAGAAACCCCCCGCAGTGGAGGATAAGCCGTTTCCAGAGTTTATCGAAAATCATTATATTCCGGCGGTTAAGAAAGCCCTGGAGGAACAGGGAATTACAGATCTCGATGTGGCATTAGTCAAGGCTAAGTTTCCGCCTAGCCTACAAATTGCAGAAGATTGTTGGCAGGTGACGGGAAGCTGGGAAGGTGGCGCACGGAAGTTTAATATCTACTTTCCCCAAGAAGATATTAAGGGTCCAAAGTTTTTTTCCTGGGCGGCTAATGGTACTCAACCATCGGCGATCGAGGGATTTTTGGGAGATGAGCGCCGGATTACTTTAGATTTGCTGGTGTTTGGGGTGGTTCAGCGCCTGAATGCTCAAAAATGGCTGGCGTTGAATTAG
- a CDS encoding cation:proton antiporter domain-containing protein, with translation MLASAILILVMGFFAGELARRLGAPPLIGMIGIGMIMGKEFGNLISPEVLGAADDLRLVAVMIILMKAGLGLDRSKLAQQGTVALRLGFFPASIEALVVAIASMFLFNFDFMTGLLLGCVVGAESPAVIVPGMLRLKSLGWGVTKGIPDAILTGSALSDVLLLLVFSLLLNFLGSGSTEAINLGFISLSSLQILPFQVILEIVLGLVAGFLGARLLVFLLVKQTWTRNVVQDIIIAASLGLFLVIFSNTFPYYSGYLAVMAMGFFLIEFDAPLARLIRNSFDVLWIVAEIVLFVIMGATIQLQVLGDVLLPGLLLIVIGLVIGRGIGWYLSTLGSNWNRQEKLFLLPGNMAKATVQAAIGALPLAAGIEGGEIILAIAALAILVTAPLGAWSTQVFAPKLLERGEVDPTKVAVKGHPVLLAAVDPSPLSTSVLLKAADLARRSHGQIIVLYVDNVGDEPGRLQLEKQAHQLLADIRFEFLVLSGLVPETIVKTAESRGVTDVVIGTKSMNGKKMMVNSVSQAVLEMSTIPVITV, from the coding sequence ATGTTAGCGAGTGCGATATTAATCCTAGTGATGGGTTTTTTTGCTGGGGAACTTGCCCGCCGATTAGGTGCGCCGCCTCTAATTGGGATGATTGGGATTGGCATGATCATGGGTAAGGAATTTGGCAACTTAATTAGTCCAGAAGTCCTAGGGGCTGCCGATGATCTGCGACTGGTAGCCGTAATGATCATTTTAATGAAAGCAGGTCTAGGACTCGATCGCTCTAAACTAGCGCAACAAGGAACAGTCGCCCTCCGGCTAGGATTTTTCCCCGCTTCAATAGAAGCCTTAGTAGTAGCGATCGCCTCAATGTTCCTATTCAATTTTGACTTCATGACAGGTCTACTATTAGGCTGCGTAGTCGGCGCAGAGTCACCCGCCGTTATTGTCCCCGGAATGTTGCGCCTAAAAAGCCTAGGCTGGGGTGTGACCAAAGGCATTCCCGACGCGATTTTAACAGGTAGCGCCTTATCAGATGTCCTGCTATTATTAGTATTTAGCCTACTGCTAAACTTTCTGGGTTCAGGAAGTACAGAAGCCATTAACCTAGGGTTCATCAGCCTATCATCCTTACAAATTCTACCATTCCAAGTAATCCTAGAAATCGTCCTAGGATTAGTAGCAGGTTTCCTAGGCGCGCGATTATTAGTATTTCTATTAGTCAAGCAGACCTGGACGCGCAACGTAGTTCAAGACATAATCATCGCCGCCAGTTTAGGACTGTTTCTGGTAATTTTCAGCAACACCTTTCCCTACTACTCCGGCTATCTAGCCGTGATGGCGATGGGATTCTTTTTAATCGAATTTGATGCCCCCCTAGCGCGATTAATCCGCAATAGTTTTGATGTATTGTGGATAGTAGCGGAAATTGTTTTATTTGTAATCATGGGGGCTACCATTCAGTTACAGGTTTTAGGGGATGTCTTATTACCGGGTTTATTATTAATAGTAATTGGTCTGGTAATAGGTAGAGGAATAGGCTGGTATTTATCGACATTAGGGAGTAATTGGAATCGCCAAGAAAAGCTGTTTTTATTGCCGGGAAATATGGCAAAAGCCACCGTACAAGCGGCTATTGGTGCTTTACCTTTAGCGGCGGGAATTGAGGGAGGGGAAATAATTTTAGCGATCGCCGCCTTAGCAATTCTAGTAACCGCCCCCTTGGGTGCTTGGTCTACCCAAGTATTTGCGCCGAAACTCTTAGAAAGGGGAGAAGTAGACCCCACCAAAGTAGCCGTTAAAGGTCATCCAGTTTTATTAGCTGCTGTAGACCCGTCACCCCTATCAACTTCCGTATTGCTAAAAGCCGCCGACCTAGCGCGGCGCAGCCATGGTCAAATCATCGTTTTATATGTAGATAATGTGGGAGACGAACCGGGAAGATTACAACTAGAAAAACAAGCGCACCAACTTCTAGCAGATATCCGCTTTGAATTTCTGGTATTATCAGGATTAGTACCAGAAACCATTGTCAAGACCGCCGAAAGTCGCGGGGTGACTGATGTAGTAATTGGTACCAAATCCATGAACGGTAAAAAGATGATGGTTAACTCAGTCTCTCAAGCCGTTTTAGAGATGAGTACAATTCCGGTAATTACCGTATAA